The sequence below is a genomic window from Thermus hydrothermalis.
CTTCTCCTTGCCGAGCCGGACTGGGGGTTCCTCGAGGCCTACCGGGCCCGGTATCCCCTCCTGAAGCACCGCCGGGAAGGGGCCTACCGCCTCTGGTAAGATAGCCCCTGTGCTGGAGAACCGCCGGGCGCGGCACGACTACGAGATCCTGGAGACCTACGAGGCGGGCCTGGTCCTCAAGGGGACGGAGGTGAAGTCCCTGAGGGCGGGGAAGGTGGACTTCACCGGGAGCTTCGCCAAGTTTGAGGATGGGGAGCTTTATTTGGAAAATCTCTACATAGCCCCGTACGAAAAGGGCTCCTACACCAACGTGGACCCCCGCCGCAAGCGCAAGCTCCTCCTCCACCGCCACGAGCTCAACCGCCTGCGGGGCAAGGTGGAGCAGAAGGGGCTCACCCTGGTCCCCCTCAAGATCTACTTCAACGAGCGGGGCTACGCCAAGGTCCTCCTGGGCCTCGCCCGGGGCAAGAAGGCCTACCAGAAGAAGGAAGACGATAAGAAGAAGGCGGTGCGCCGCGCCCTGGAGGAGCTATGAGGCTTTGGGCCCTGGTCCTCTTCGCCGCCTTGGCCTTCGCCCAGGCCCCCAAGCCCCTAAGGGTGGGCGGCCTCACGGGGGAGGCCCTCTACCCTGGGGGGCGGGGGGTGGCCTACGGGCCCGCCCGCCTGGTGGCCCAGGGCCTGGGGCTTGCCCTTTGGCAGGGGGAAGGCCGCCTGGCCCTGGGCCTAGGGAGCCGGCAGAAGGTCTTCCCCATCCTGGACCAGGAGGCCCAGGCCGTCTCCCGCCTGGCCGCCTGGCGGCGGGGGGGCGAGGTCTACGTGCCCCTCCGCCCCCTGGCCGAGGCCCTCGGCCTCACCTACCGGGCCCAGGAGGGCATTCTCCTGGACCTGCCTTGGGCGGAGCTCCAGGGCGTGGACCAGGGCCATGGCCGCATGGTCTTCCGCTTTTCCCGAGAGGTGAACGCCCGCCTCCAGGAGGGCGGGGTCCTCTTCCTCCTCGCCAAGGGGGAGGGAGCGGGGCTAAGGCAGGAACCCTTAGGGCTCTTCCTGCCCCTTAGCGCTCCCCCCGACCGCCTCTACTACCCGGGGGGAGGCCAGGTGGCCCTGGAGTGGGGGCCCTTGCCCAGGGCCAAGCCCCTGGTCCTCCTGGACCCCGGGCACGGGGGCGAGGACCGGGGGGTAGACCTCGGGGGGCTCCCGGAAAAGGACCTCACCCTGGACCTGGCCCGCCGGGTGGCGGCCCGCCTCCCGGGAAGCCGCCTCACCCGGACCCGGGACCAAAGCCTGCCCCTCGAGGCCCGCATGGCCCAGGCGCAAGGGGCAGCGGTCTTCTTATCCCTGCACGCCATCCGGGGAAGCGCCCTCAACCTCTACCTGCCCAAGGAGCGCTCCCTAGCCCTGGCCCAAAACGCCGAAAGCCTCCTCGCCACCGCCCCCGCCGAGGAGCGGGCCCTCCTCAAAACCTACGCCGGGGATCCCAGGCGTCTTGCCGCCGCCCTGGAACGGTCCTTTTCCACCTTGGGCCTGGTCCTGGCGCGGGCGGAGGGGCCCTATGCCCTCACGGACCTGCCGGGGGCGGCGGTCCTCTTGGAAGTCGGCGTAGAGCGCCTCAAAAACCCGCAAGACCGGGAGGCCCTGGCCGAGGCCATCGCCCGGGGCATCCAAGCCTACCTGGAGGAATGAGCGTGCGCGGGTTATTTACCTTTTGGAACGTGCTCGGCCTCCTCATCTTCGCCCTGGGGGCCTTCGTCTACTGGAAAAGCGCCGGGAAAGAGGCCACGGGGGCCTTGCCCCTGCCCTCGGAAGGCGAGGCCAAGGCGAACGCCCTCGTCCTGGTCCTCCACCGCCCCGACCCACCCCGGGGCTTCCTGAAGGAAACGGAAACCCTCACCCTCGCCCCCGGGGAAAGCCCCGAGGGCCGGGCCCTCGCCGCCTGGGCCGAGGCCACCCAGTCCCCCAGGCCCAGGGCCCTCTTCCGCACGGGCAAAACGTTGGTGGTGGACCTGCCCGCCAACTTCGCCCAAGGGCTGGACGCCACCGGGGAGGCCTTCCGGCTCTATAGCCTGGCCTACACCCTCCTCGCCACCTTTCCCGAGGCGGAGGAGGTGCGCTTTCTGGTGGAGGGGAAGCCCACCCCCGGCCTGGCCCACCTGGACCTGCAAAAACCCATCCGCCTGCCATGAGCGAAGCCTGGCGCATTGACCGCTTGACGCTTCAAGGGTTTAAGTCCTTCGCCGAGCGCACCACCCTGGACTTCCCCGACCCCGTCACGGGGATCATCGGCCCGAACGGCTCGGGCAAGAGCAACCTGGTGGAGGCCTTGCGCTTCGTCACCGGGGCCCGGGCCCACGAGCTAAGAGGCCAGGAGCTCGCCGCCTTCCTCTTCCACGGGGCGGAGGGCCGCCCCCCCTTGGGCTACGCCGAGGTACGGCTGGAGCTTTCCCGGGGGAAGGAGCGCCTGGTGGTGGAAAGGCGGCTTGAGGGGGAGCGCACCTTCCTCAAGGTGAACGGCCGCCCGGCCAGCGCCAAGGCCTTGGCCCTCGCCCTGGCGGGCACCGGCCTGGGCCGGGGGGGGTACGCCATCGTGGGCCAAGGGGAGATCGGGGCCCTGCTGGAAGCCCCCGAGGAGGTGCTCCTCGCCCACCTGGAGGAGGCCGCCGGGCTCAGGCCCGTGGCGGAGGCGGCCAAGATGGCGGAGGAGCGGCTTAAGGAGGCCTCTGCCCTTCTAAAAGAGCGGGAGGAGGCCTTGGGGCGCCTAAAGGCGGAGGCCAGCCGGCTCCAAGGGGAAGCGGAAAGGGCGGCCCGGGCCCGGGCCTTGGACCTGGAGGCGCTGAGGCTTCGGCGAAGCCTCCTCCTGGCCCGCATGGAGGAGGCGGAGGCGGAGATGGCCAAGGCCCGGGCCCGCCTCGAGGACCTGGCAAAGGAGGAAGCCCTCCTCAAGGAGGCGCAACGGGCCCTCAAGGAGCGCCAAGAAGCCCTCCGCGCCGAGGAGGAAACCCTGCGGCGCCGGCTAGAGGAGGTGCGCCTCCTCCTCAAGGAACGGGAGGGGCTTCAGGCGGAAGAGCGGGAGCTTTCCCGGGTCCTCAAGGCCCTGGACCGGCCGCCCCCGGAGGACCCTGGACCCCCCATCCCCGCCCCGCCGGTGGAGGCGAAGGAGGTCCGGGCCCGCCTCGCCCGGCTGAAGGCGGAGGAGGCCAAGCTCCTTGCGGAAAGGCGCCGCCTGGAGGAAGCTTGGCGCCGCTACGAGGCCGAAGCCGCCCGCCACGAGGAGCGCCTACGCCAGTACCAAGAAGCCCTGGCGGAACGGGAGCGCCTCCAGGCGGAGCTTGCCGAAAAGGAAGCGGCCCTGGCCAGGCTTGAGGAAGCTTGGGAAAAAAGGAAGTCCCTGGAAGCCCAGCTAGAAGAGGCCAAGGCCCAGCTCAAGGCCGCTTCCCGGGAGCGGGAACGCCTAAGCCGCCTTCTGGAGGCGGGGATGGACCTGCACGAGGGCCCCAAGCGGGTGCGGGGGCTAAGGGGGATCCTGGGGGTGGTGGCGGACCTGGTGCGGCCCGAGCCCGGGCTGGAAGTGGCCCTGGAGGTGGCCCTAGGCCCCAGGCTCCAGTGGGTCCTGGCCCAGGACGAGGAGGCGGCCAAGGCGGCCATCGCCCTCCTCAAGCGGGAAGGGGGGCGGGCCACCTTCCTGCCCCTCACCCTCCTCCACCCACCCCCCGCCCCCAACCCCAAGCCCGCCCCCGGGCTCCTCGGCCCCGCCTACCGCCTGGCCTCCTTGCGCGCCCCCGGGCTTCCCGCCGAGGCCATCCTCCTCGCCCTTTTGGGGGATACCCTGGTCTTCGCCGACCTGGAGGCCGCCCTGGCCTACCGCCGCGCCGGGGGCCGGGAGCGGCTCGTGACCCGGGAAGGCGAGGTGCTGGAGCGCCTCGGGGCCCTCACCGGGGGGCGGGTCAAGGGGGGCGGGGAAACCCTCCTCCTGCGCCGCCGCCTCGAGGACCTGGCCGAGGAGGAAACCCGGCTTCGGGAACGCATCCACGCCCTAGAGGAGGCCCTTAAGCCCCTCCCCCCCGCCCAGGCCTTCGCCGAGGCCAAGGCCAAGGTGGCGGCCCTCCAGGCCAGGCTCAAGGCCCCCCTTCCCCCAGCCCCCAAGCCCCCCACCCCGCCCGAGGCCGCCTGGGACGAGGGGAAGCTCAAGGCCTTGGCGGAGGAGCGGCAGGCCCTGGAGGGGCTCTTGGCCCAGGCGGAGGCCCACGCCCGCTGGCGCCTCCTGGCCGAGGCCCACGCCGCCTGGCAGAAAGCAGCGGAGGAAGCGGCCCGGGTAAGGGAACGCCTCGCCGAGCTCAAGGAGCGCCTCGAGGCCACCCTTCCCCTCCTGGAGGAGGCCAAGGTCCTGGAAGCCCAGCTATCCAAGCTCCGGCAGGAGCGCCAAGCCCTGCAGGAGCAGGAGGCCCGCACCCTCACCCAGGCCAACACCCTCCTGGCCGAACGGGAAAGCCTCCGCCTCCTCCTGGCAAGGCGGGAAGCCACCTTGGAGGAGCTATCCCGGGAACTCGCCCCCCTACCCGAGGCGGAGAGGATACCGGGCTCCCCAAGAGCGCTCCAAGCCCGTCTAGCCCAGGTCCTCAAGGAGCGGGAAAGCCTGGGCCCCGTGAACGCCCTGGCCGAAAGGGAGCTAGCGCCCCTCCTGGAGGAACTCGCCCTGCGGGAGCGGGAGGTGGCGGAGGCCAAGGAAGCCCTTTTGCGCCTGGAGGCGGAAACCCAAGCCGTGGAAAGGGCCTACGCCGAGCGCCTCAAGGAAAGCTTCCTCCGCTTCCAGGAGGCTTTCCGCACCCAGGCCCTGGCCCTCCTGGGGGCCCAGGCGGAGGTGAGGCGGGAGGGCCGGGGGCTAAAGCTCCTCCTGGTGCCCCAGGGCAAGCGCACCCAGGACCTCCGCCTCCTTTCCCTGGGGGAGAAAACCCTCGGCGCCTTGGCCTTCCTCTTCGCCCTGGGGGAGCTCCAAGGGGGGCTTCCCCTGGCGGTGTTGGACGAGGTGGACGCCGCCCTGGACGAGGCCAACCTCCTCCGCTTCGCCCGGTTTTTGGCCTCGGGGCGCCAGTTCATCCTCGTCACCCACCAAAAGCGCACCATGGAAGCCTGCCACGCCCTCTACGGCGTCACCTCGGACAGGGGCGTGAGCCGGGTGTACGCCATCCGCAAGGAGGTGGCCCATGACCTTTGACGCGTACCAGGAAGAGGCCAAGAAGACCGCCCTCTACCCCGAGGCCTACCGCCTCCTCTACCCCACCCTGGGCCTGGCGGGGGAGGCGGGGGAACTGGCCAACAAGGTGAAGAAGGTCCTCCGCGACCACGGGGGCAGGCTTACCCCCGAGATCCGGGAAGCCCTCTTGCAGGAGCTTGGGGACGTACTCTGGTACGTGGCCCAGGTGGCCACGGACCTGGAGGTGCGCCTCGAGGCGGTGGCCCAGGCCAACCTGGAGAAGCTCCGCTCCCGCAAGGCGCGTGGGAAGCTTTCGGGGTCTGGGGATAATCGCTAACGAGAGTTGCTTGCACAATTACGTCAAGCCCCCCGCCACCTGGGACGAACTCAACGCCGATGAGGCTAGGAAGGACGCGTACGCCGAATACCGCCGCTGGTACCTGCGCCTGAAGCGGGCGGACTAAGGGAAACCCCCTGGGGTAAGGACCCAGGGGGTGTTCCCTCAGTCAAAAAGGTCAAAGAATTCCAAGAAGCCTTTCTTTTTCTTGTAGGGTTTGCCCTCCTTGCGGTAGTAGGCCTCCCGCTCCTCCTCGTAGGCCCTCTCCACCGCCCGGGCCTCGGCGAGGAGCTTTTCCAGCTCCCCCCGGTCCAACCACACCCCCCCGCACTGGGGGCAGACGTCTATGAGCACCCCCCGGCGCTCCACCTCCTTCATGCCCACGCCGCACTGGGGGCAGAGGAGAAGGGGCATCTACTCCTCCCTCCGCCCCATGAGGAGGCTGGCGTAGTAGAGGATGGTGGCCAGGGAGCTGGCCAGGGCCGCCACGTAGGTCAGGGCCGCCCAGGTGAGCACCTGCCGCGCCGGGCCCATCTCCCGGGCGTCCAGGAAGCCCATGCGCTTCAGGAAGTCCAGGGCCCTCCGGGAGGCGTCAAACTCCACGGGCAGGGTGATGAGCTGGAAGAAGGCCACCGCCAGGTAGAGGTAAAGCCCGAGCTTCGCCAAGCCCAAGGCCCCCACCATGAGCCCGAGCACCACCAGGATGGGCCCCAGGTTGCTCCCGAGGCTCGCCGCGGGCCAAAGGCTTGCCCGCACCCTGAGCCAAGCGTAGCCCTGGGCGTCCTGCACCGCATGCCCCACCTCGTGGGCCGCCACCGCCAAAGCGGCGAGGCTTGGCGAAGCGTAGTTGGGCTCGGATAGCCGCACCGCCTTGGCGTGCGGGTCATAGTGGTCCGTCAAGGCCCCGGGCACCGGTTCCACCCGCACGTGGGTGAGCCCGTGTGCGTCCAGGATGGCCCGGGCCACCTGGGCCCCGGTGAGCCCCCGGGCGTTGGCCACCCGGCTGAAGCGGGCGAAGGTGGCCTGCAGACCCCCTTGAATGGCCAGGCTAGCCACGAAAACCACGGCCATGAGCGCGATCGCCAGTAAGTCCATGCTTCACCTCCTTGCGGGACGTAGCAAAAACCGAGGCCACCTTTTAGGTGGTCTCGCCATGCGCCTAAAGCGCCCCAGCCGACCGGGGAAACCTCCCGTACTGACGACCGGCTGGCCCCCGAATGGGGGCGGCTACTCCCCGCAGGTACCTTTATACCAGACCCCGCCCTGGGGAACAAGGAGGTTATGGGAATTGTGTCCCCTGTTCTTTGCATTCAGACACTCAAGGGTATATTGGGAGCGGGAGGTGCCTATGGGATACGCGCATCCGGAGGTTCTGGTCAGCACCCAATGGGTGCAGGAGCACTTGGAGGACCCTGGGGTACGGATCCTCGAGGTGGACGAGGACATCCTCCTCTACGAGACGGGCCACATCCCAGGGGCCCAGAAGATTGACTGGCAGAGGGACTTCTGGGACCCGGTGGTGCGGGACTTCATCAGCGAGGAAGGGTTTGCCCAGCTCATGGAAAGGCTCGGCATCTCCAACGACACCACCGTGGTCCTCTACGGCGACAAGAACAACTGGTGGGCCGCCTACGCCTTCTGGTTCTTCAAGTACAACGGGCACAAGGACGTGCGCCTCATGAATGGGGGACGGCAGAAGTGGGTAGAAGAGGGCCGGCCCCTCACCACCGAGGTCCCGAGCTACCCCCCGGGCCGCTACGAGGTCCCCTACCGGGACGAGTCCATCCGCGCCTACCGGGACGACGTCTTGGAGCACATCCTCAAGGTCAAGGAGGGGAAGGGGGCCTTGGTGGACGTGCGGAGCCCCGAGGAGTACCGGGGCGAGCTCACCCACATGCCCAACTACCCGCAGGAAGGGGCCCTGCGCGCCGGGCACATC
It includes:
- the smpB gene encoding SsrA-binding protein SmpB; translation: MAPVLENRRARHDYEILETYEAGLVLKGTEVKSLRAGKVDFTGSFAKFEDGELYLENLYIAPYEKGSYTNVDPRRKRKLLLHRHELNRLRGKVEQKGLTLVPLKIYFNERGYAKVLLGLARGKKAYQKKEDDKKKAVRRALEEL
- a CDS encoding nucleoside triphosphate pyrophosphohydrolase family protein, with translation MTFDAYQEEAKKTALYPEAYRLLYPTLGLAGEAGELANKVKKVLRDHGGRLTPEIREALLQELGDVLWYVAQVATDLEVRLEAVAQANLEKLRSRKARGKLSGSGDNR
- a CDS encoding zf-TFIIB domain-containing protein; protein product: MPLLLCPQCGVGMKEVERRGVLIDVCPQCGGVWLDRGELEKLLAEARAVERAYEEEREAYYRKEGKPYKKKKGFLEFFDLFD
- a CDS encoding GerMN domain-containing protein — encoded protein: MRGLFTFWNVLGLLIFALGAFVYWKSAGKEATGALPLPSEGEAKANALVLVLHRPDPPRGFLKETETLTLAPGESPEGRALAAWAEATQSPRPRALFRTGKTLVVDLPANFAQGLDATGEAFRLYSLAYTLLATFPEAEEVRFLVEGKPTPGLAHLDLQKPIRLP
- a CDS encoding sulfurtransferase, with translation MGYAHPEVLVSTQWVQEHLEDPGVRILEVDEDILLYETGHIPGAQKIDWQRDFWDPVVRDFISEEGFAQLMERLGISNDTTVVLYGDKNNWWAAYAFWFFKYNGHKDVRLMNGGRQKWVEEGRPLTTEVPSYPPGRYEVPYRDESIRAYRDDVLEHILKVKEGKGALVDVRSPEEYRGELTHMPNYPQEGALRAGHIPGAKNIPWAKAVNPDGTFKSAEELKALYEPLGITKDKDVVVYCRIAERSSHSWFVLKYLLGYPHVKNYDGSWTEWGNLVGVPIAKGEE
- a CDS encoding N-acetylmuramoyl-L-alanine amidase, with the translated sequence MRLWALVLFAALAFAQAPKPLRVGGLTGEALYPGGRGVAYGPARLVAQGLGLALWQGEGRLALGLGSRQKVFPILDQEAQAVSRLAAWRRGGEVYVPLRPLAEALGLTYRAQEGILLDLPWAELQGVDQGHGRMVFRFSREVNARLQEGGVLFLLAKGEGAGLRQEPLGLFLPLSAPPDRLYYPGGGQVALEWGPLPRAKPLVLLDPGHGGEDRGVDLGGLPEKDLTLDLARRVAARLPGSRLTRTRDQSLPLEARMAQAQGAAVFLSLHAIRGSALNLYLPKERSLALAQNAESLLATAPAEERALLKTYAGDPRRLAAALERSFSTLGLVLARAEGPYALTDLPGAAVLLEVGVERLKNPQDREALAEAIARGIQAYLEE
- a CDS encoding zinc metallopeptidase, which gives rise to MDLLAIALMAVVFVASLAIQGGLQATFARFSRVANARGLTGAQVARAILDAHGLTHVRVEPVPGALTDHYDPHAKAVRLSEPNYASPSLAALAVAAHEVGHAVQDAQGYAWLRVRASLWPAASLGSNLGPILVVLGLMVGALGLAKLGLYLYLAVAFFQLITLPVEFDASRRALDFLKRMGFLDAREMGPARQVLTWAALTYVAALASSLATILYYASLLMGRREE
- a CDS encoding AAA family ATPase, giving the protein MSEAWRIDRLTLQGFKSFAERTTLDFPDPVTGIIGPNGSGKSNLVEALRFVTGARAHELRGQELAAFLFHGAEGRPPLGYAEVRLELSRGKERLVVERRLEGERTFLKVNGRPASAKALALALAGTGLGRGGYAIVGQGEIGALLEAPEEVLLAHLEEAAGLRPVAEAAKMAEERLKEASALLKEREEALGRLKAEASRLQGEAERAARARALDLEALRLRRSLLLARMEEAEAEMAKARARLEDLAKEEALLKEAQRALKERQEALRAEEETLRRRLEEVRLLLKEREGLQAEERELSRVLKALDRPPPEDPGPPIPAPPVEAKEVRARLARLKAEEAKLLAERRRLEEAWRRYEAEAARHEERLRQYQEALAERERLQAELAEKEAALARLEEAWEKRKSLEAQLEEAKAQLKAASRERERLSRLLEAGMDLHEGPKRVRGLRGILGVVADLVRPEPGLEVALEVALGPRLQWVLAQDEEAAKAAIALLKREGGRATFLPLTLLHPPPAPNPKPAPGLLGPAYRLASLRAPGLPAEAILLALLGDTLVFADLEAALAYRRAGGRERLVTREGEVLERLGALTGGRVKGGGETLLLRRRLEDLAEEETRLRERIHALEEALKPLPPAQAFAEAKAKVAALQARLKAPLPPAPKPPTPPEAAWDEGKLKALAEERQALEGLLAQAEAHARWRLLAEAHAAWQKAAEEAARVRERLAELKERLEATLPLLEEAKVLEAQLSKLRQERQALQEQEARTLTQANTLLAERESLRLLLARREATLEELSRELAPLPEAERIPGSPRALQARLAQVLKERESLGPVNALAERELAPLLEELALREREVAEAKEALLRLEAETQAVERAYAERLKESFLRFQEAFRTQALALLGAQAEVRREGRGLKLLLVPQGKRTQDLRLLSLGEKTLGALAFLFALGELQGGLPLAVLDEVDAALDEANLLRFARFLASGRQFILVTHQKRTMEACHALYGVTSDRGVSRVYAIRKEVAHDL